A window of the Bradyrhizobium ottawaense genome harbors these coding sequences:
- the fabZ gene encoding 3-hydroxyacyl-ACP dehydratase FabZ: MIEEAPVRFELVDINEILKTLPHRYPMLLIDRVKNIRTDYSGIGIKNVTFNEPPFLGHFPERPVYPGVMMIEAMAQTAGVIGIKSVEGTEKPRAVYFLTIDKCKFRKPVMPGDTVEYHMRSIGRRKTMWWFHGDAKVDGTVVAEADVGAMLTD; encoded by the coding sequence ATGATCGAGGAGGCACCGGTCAGGTTTGAGCTCGTGGATATCAACGAGATCCTCAAGACGCTGCCGCACCGTTATCCGATGCTGCTGATCGACCGGGTGAAGAATATCCGGACCGATTACAGCGGTATTGGCATCAAGAACGTCACCTTCAACGAACCGCCGTTTCTCGGGCATTTTCCGGAACGGCCGGTCTATCCCGGCGTGATGATGATCGAGGCCATGGCGCAGACCGCCGGCGTCATCGGCATCAAGTCGGTCGAGGGCACCGAGAAGCCGCGCGCGGTTTATTTCCTCACCATCGATAAGTGCAAGTTTCGCAAGCCCGTGATGCCCGGCGACACCGTCGAGTATCACATGCGCTCGATCGGCCGCCGCAAGACCATGTGGTGGTTTCACGGCGATGCCAAGGTGGACGGCACTGTCGTCGCCGAGGCCGATGTCGGTGCGATGCTGACGGACTGA
- a CDS encoding KTSC domain-containing protein: MIRAATSFILLLLTAPAGTETVEVRDSGPVDLGTFECRDINRSTMIQRVCYDRAQCAMIVGIKGGYDRFCELPPETFDGFMGAPSMGQFFNQNIRGSAPDGRYGCRIKRPPGS, encoded by the coding sequence ATGATCCGGGCGGCGACGAGCTTCATCCTGCTTCTGCTAACCGCGCCGGCCGGCACGGAGACGGTGGAGGTGCGGGATAGCGGCCCGGTCGATCTCGGGACGTTCGAGTGCCGGGATATCAATCGTAGCACCATGATCCAGCGCGTCTGCTACGACCGCGCGCAATGCGCCATGATCGTCGGCATCAAGGGCGGCTACGATCGATTTTGCGAACTTCCGCCTGAAACATTCGACGGCTTCATGGGCGCGCCGTCGATGGGCCAGTTCTTCAATCAGAACATCAGGGGATCGGCGCCGGACGGACGTTACGGCTGCCGGATCAAGCGGCCTCCCGGTAGCTAG
- the lpxA gene encoding acyl-ACP--UDP-N-acetylglucosamine O-acyltransferase — protein MSMIDPTARIEDGAVIGEGTSVGPYCIIGPSVVIGANCRLIAHVHVTAQTTIGDGCIIYPFVSLGTPPQSLSYRGELTRLEIGAGCTIRESVTMNAGTVAGGGVTRVGERGYFMNCSHVGHDCQVGNDVIFATSATLGGHCEIGDFVFIGGLSAVHQFTRIGPQVMVGGVCGVRGDVIPFGLVNGQYASLEGLNIIGMKRRKFTKERLVKVRSFYQKLFHGPGIFAERLTSVQPQAADDPAIAEILAFIDHGKHRALCLPADDGNKS, from the coding sequence ATGAGCATGATCGATCCCACCGCGCGGATTGAAGATGGCGCCGTGATCGGCGAGGGCACCTCGGTCGGTCCCTATTGCATCATCGGGCCCAGCGTCGTCATCGGCGCGAATTGCAGGCTGATCGCGCATGTTCATGTCACCGCGCAGACCACGATCGGCGACGGCTGCATCATCTATCCGTTCGTCTCGCTCGGCACCCCGCCGCAAAGCCTGAGCTATCGCGGCGAACTGACCCGGCTCGAGATCGGCGCCGGCTGCACCATCCGCGAATCCGTCACCATGAACGCCGGCACGGTCGCGGGCGGCGGCGTGACGCGGGTCGGCGAGCGCGGCTACTTCATGAACTGCAGCCATGTCGGGCACGATTGCCAGGTCGGCAATGACGTGATCTTCGCGACCTCGGCGACGCTGGGCGGTCACTGCGAGATCGGCGACTTCGTCTTCATCGGCGGGCTGTCGGCGGTGCATCAGTTCACGCGGATCGGGCCGCAGGTGATGGTCGGCGGCGTCTGCGGCGTGCGCGGTGACGTCATTCCGTTCGGCCTCGTCAACGGCCAGTATGCGAGCCTCGAAGGTCTCAACATCATCGGCATGAAGCGCCGCAAGTTCACCAAGGAGCGCCTCGTCAAAGTGCGGTCGTTCTATCAAAAGCTGTTTCACGGCCCCGGCATTTTTGCCGAGCGCCTGACCTCGGTGCAGCCGCAGGCCGCAGACGATCCTGCGATCGCGGAAATTCTCGCCTTCATCGATCACGGCAAGCATCGCGCGCTGTGCCTTCCCGCCGACGACGGCAACAAGTCTTGA
- a CDS encoding LpxI family protein — protein sequence MTSAAPEISSPVGVIAGGGAMPFAVADSLQKRGIAPVLFALRGACDPVAVERFRHHWISVGQLGRAIKLFRSEGCRDLIFIGSLLRPALSEIRLDLGTISRIGSIMSAFRGGDDHLLSGIGRIFEQDGFRMVGIRDVAPDILIPEGTIARATPDPAASADIERGRQVLRALGPFDIGQAVVVIDGHVVAVEDIEGTDGLLARVARLREAGRIRASRGRGVLVKAPKSSQDLRFDLPAVGPKTVEGVAKAGLAGMAVIAGNTIAAESQEMIAAADKAGVFIQGLPA from the coding sequence ATGACGTCAGCGGCCCCGGAAATTTCCTCGCCGGTCGGCGTCATTGCGGGCGGCGGCGCCATGCCGTTCGCGGTCGCGGACTCGCTGCAGAAGCGCGGCATCGCGCCGGTACTGTTTGCCTTGCGCGGCGCCTGCGATCCCGTGGCCGTGGAACGCTTTCGGCATCACTGGATTTCAGTCGGACAACTCGGCCGCGCCATAAAACTGTTCCGCAGCGAGGGCTGCCGCGACCTGATCTTCATCGGCTCGCTTTTGCGGCCGGCGCTGTCGGAGATCAGGCTGGACCTCGGCACGATCAGCCGGATCGGCTCTATCATGTCGGCGTTTCGGGGTGGCGACGACCATCTGTTGTCGGGGATCGGCCGCATCTTCGAACAGGACGGCTTTCGGATGGTCGGCATAAGGGACGTCGCCCCGGATATTCTGATTCCGGAGGGGACCATCGCCCGCGCCACGCCCGATCCGGCGGCCAGCGCCGATATCGAGAGGGGACGGCAGGTGCTCCGCGCGCTCGGTCCCTTCGACATTGGTCAGGCCGTGGTCGTGATCGACGGCCACGTCGTGGCGGTCGAGGACATCGAGGGCACGGACGGTTTGCTGGCACGCGTGGCGCGCCTGCGGGAGGCGGGCCGCATCCGTGCCAGCCGTGGCCGGGGTGTGCTGGTGAAGGCCCCCAAGAGTAGCCAGGATCTGCGCTTCGACCTTCCGGCGGTGGGCCCCAAAACCGTCGAAGGCGTGGCCAAAGCCGGGCTCGCCGGCATGGCCGTCATCGCCGGCAACACCATTGCCGCGGAATCGCAGGAAATGATCGCCGCTGCCGACAAGGCCGGGGTTTTCATCCAGGGCCTGCCAGCGTGA
- the lpxB gene encoding lipid-A-disaccharide synthase — protein MTPGRAAAETGRKVFLIATEESGDRLGAALMKILRQRLGGAVRFEGVGGRAMAREGLDSLFPIEELSIIGLAAVVKQLPKILRLIRQTAAAVTEAAPDVLVIIDSPDFTHRVARRVRARDVRIPIVDYVSPSVWAWRPGRARAMRTYVDHVLALLPFEPEAYRRLHGPPCSYVGHPLTEQLASLRPNVDEARRRDEAPPVLLVLPGSRRSEIRHHMADFGATLGRLAEQGVAFEPVLPTMPHLQEAVADGIKAWPVQPRVVIGEQEKRAAFRIAHAALAKSGTVTLELALAGVPMVTAYRTGAMEAWILRRAIKVNSVILANLVVGENVVPEFLQEDCTPEKLAAALRDLLGDSVLRRKQVEAFGKIDGIMSTGNAPPSVRAADIVLATMREARR, from the coding sequence GTGACGCCGGGACGCGCGGCCGCTGAGACCGGGCGGAAGGTTTTTCTGATCGCAACCGAGGAATCCGGCGACCGCCTTGGCGCCGCTCTGATGAAGATACTGCGCCAGCGTCTTGGTGGCGCGGTGCGGTTTGAGGGAGTCGGCGGCCGCGCGATGGCACGCGAAGGTCTGGATTCGCTGTTTCCGATCGAGGAGCTCTCGATCATCGGGCTCGCCGCCGTTGTGAAGCAGCTGCCGAAGATCCTGCGGCTGATCCGCCAAACCGCCGCCGCCGTGACCGAGGCCGCGCCGGATGTCCTCGTCATCATCGATAGTCCCGACTTTACCCACCGCGTCGCCCGGCGTGTTCGCGCCCGCGATGTCAGGATCCCGATCGTCGATTACGTCTCGCCCTCGGTCTGGGCGTGGCGGCCGGGCCGGGCGCGGGCGATGCGGACCTATGTCGATCATGTGCTGGCCCTGCTGCCGTTCGAGCCCGAGGCCTATCGCAGGCTTCATGGGCCGCCTTGCAGCTATGTCGGGCATCCCCTGACCGAGCAACTGGCGTCGCTGCGGCCGAACGTCGACGAGGCGAGGCGGCGCGACGAGGCGCCGCCGGTGCTTCTGGTGCTGCCGGGAAGCCGCCGCAGCGAAATTCGCCACCACATGGCCGACTTCGGCGCGACGCTTGGACGGCTGGCCGAGCAGGGCGTGGCGTTCGAACCCGTGCTGCCGACCATGCCGCATCTGCAGGAGGCGGTCGCGGACGGGATCAAGGCCTGGCCGGTGCAGCCCCGCGTCGTGATCGGCGAGCAGGAGAAGCGGGCGGCGTTCCGGATCGCGCATGCGGCGCTGGCGAAGTCCGGCACGGTGACGCTCGAGCTGGCGCTGGCAGGCGTGCCGATGGTCACGGCCTATCGGACCGGCGCGATGGAGGCCTGGATATTGCGGCGGGCGATCAAGGTGAATTCGGTGATATTGGCTAATCTCGTCGTCGGCGAGAATGTGGTGCCCGAATTCCTGCAGGAAGACTGCACGCCGGAAAAGCTGGCCGCGGCGCTGCGCGACTTGCTTGGCGATTCAGTGCTGCGGCGGAAACAGGTCGAGGCGTTTGGCAAAATCGACGGGATCATGTCGACCGGCAACGCACCGCCCAGCGTCCGGGCGGCCGACATCGTGCTCGCGACCATGCGCGAGGCACGGCGCTAG
- the gltA gene encoding citrate synthase: MDAKSSNKTATLTVGNKTYDFPILSGTVGPDVIDIAKLYSQAGMFTYDPGFTSTGSCQSKITYIDGDAGILEYRGYPIEQLAEKGDFLETCYLLLYGELPTAAQKQDFDSRVIHHTMVHEQMARFFQGFRRDAHPMAIMVAAVGALAAFYHDSTDINDPKQRMIASMRMIAKVPTLAAMAFKYTIGQPFMYPKNSLTFAENFLHMCFAVPCEDYKINPVLADALDKIFILHADHEQNASTSTVRIAGSSGANPFACIAAGIACLWGPAHGGANEAALAMLADIGSVDKIPEFIAKVKDKNSEVRLMGFGHRVYKNYDPRAKIMQKMCHAVLAETGHGDDPMLKVALELEKIALSDPYFIDRKLYPNVDFYSGITLKAMGFPTSMFTVLFAVARTVGWISQWSEMIEDPQQKIGRPRQLYTGVARRDYVDIAKRK; this comes from the coding sequence ATGGACGCAAAATCCAGCAACAAGACTGCAACGCTAACGGTAGGTAACAAGACCTACGATTTTCCGATCCTCAGCGGCACGGTGGGGCCAGATGTCATCGACATCGCCAAGCTCTACAGCCAGGCCGGGATGTTCACCTACGACCCCGGCTTCACCTCGACCGGGAGCTGCCAGTCGAAGATCACCTATATCGACGGTGACGCCGGCATTCTCGAATACCGCGGCTATCCGATCGAGCAGCTCGCCGAGAAGGGCGACTTCCTCGAGACCTGCTACCTGCTGCTCTACGGGGAACTCCCGACCGCCGCCCAGAAGCAGGATTTCGACAGCCGCGTGATCCATCACACCATGGTTCACGAGCAGATGGCCCGCTTCTTCCAGGGCTTCCGCCGCGACGCCCACCCGATGGCGATCATGGTCGCCGCGGTCGGCGCGCTGGCCGCGTTCTATCATGACTCCACCGACATCAACGATCCGAAGCAGCGCATGATCGCCTCGATGCGCATGATCGCGAAGGTGCCGACGCTGGCCGCGATGGCCTTCAAATACACCATCGGCCAGCCCTTCATGTACCCGAAGAACTCGCTCACCTTTGCCGAGAACTTCCTGCACATGTGCTTTGCGGTGCCTTGCGAGGACTACAAGATCAATCCGGTGCTGGCTGACGCGCTCGACAAGATCTTCATCCTGCACGCCGACCACGAACAGAACGCCTCGACCTCGACGGTGCGGATTGCCGGCTCCTCCGGCGCCAATCCGTTCGCCTGCATCGCCGCCGGCATCGCCTGCCTGTGGGGCCCGGCGCATGGCGGCGCCAACGAAGCCGCACTGGCGATGCTGGCCGACATCGGCTCGGTCGACAAGATTCCGGAATTCATCGCCAAGGTGAAGGACAAGAACAGCGAAGTCCGCCTGATGGGCTTCGGACACCGCGTCTACAAGAACTACGATCCGCGCGCCAAGATCATGCAGAAGATGTGTCACGCCGTGCTGGCCGAGACCGGCCATGGCGACGACCCGATGCTGAAGGTGGCGCTGGAACTGGAAAAGATCGCGCTGAGCGATCCCTACTTCATTGACCGCAAGCTCTACCCGAACGTCGACTTCTATTCGGGCATCACGCTGAAGGCGATGGGCTTCCCGACCTCGATGTTCACCGTGCTGTTCGCGGTCGCCCGCACCGTCGGCTGGATCAGCCAGTGGAGCGAGATGATCGAGGATCCGCAGCAGAAGATCGGCCGTCCGCGCCAGCTCTACACCGGCGTCGCGCGCCGCGATTACGTCGATATCGCCAAGCGGAAATAA
- the gltX gene encoding glutamate--tRNA ligase: MTDSVVTRFAPSPTGFLHIGGARTALFNWLYAKKRGGKMLLRIEDTDRERSTEPAISAILDGLKWLELDWDGDVIYQFSRAARHREVAEQLLASGKAYHCYATSEELTAMREQARAEGRTRLYNGLWRDRDPSDAPAGMKPTIRLKAPQTGETVIDDQVQGRVVWQNENLDDLVLLRGDGNPTYMLAVVVDDHDMGVTHVIRGDDHLINAARQKQIYDALGWDIPNMSHIPLIHGPDGAKLSKRHGALGVEAYRAMGYLPAALRNYLVRLGWSHGDQEIFSTQEMIDAFDLPAIGRSAARFDFAKLENLNGHYIRHADDQALVSQFEKVLDYVPDGAELKAKLNDTTRAQLLRAMPSLKERAKTLLELIAGSYFIFADRPLEVEPKAAAVLTPETRALIGQLRTALETVTDWGAQTTEAAMRNFAEQNNLKLGAVAQPLRVALTGRTTSPGIFDVLAVLGRDQCLARLGDQAAG, encoded by the coding sequence ATGACTGATTCCGTCGTCACCCGCTTCGCCCCCTCGCCTACCGGCTTCCTCCATATCGGCGGCGCCCGTACCGCCTTGTTCAACTGGCTCTATGCCAAGAAGCGCGGCGGCAAGATGCTGCTGCGGATCGAGGACACCGATCGCGAGCGGTCGACTGAACCCGCCATATCAGCCATTCTCGACGGCCTGAAGTGGCTCGAACTCGATTGGGACGGCGACGTCATCTACCAGTTCAGCCGCGCCGCCCGGCACCGTGAAGTGGCAGAGCAACTGCTCGCCAGCGGCAAGGCCTATCATTGCTACGCGACGTCGGAAGAACTGACCGCGATGCGCGAGCAGGCCCGCGCCGAGGGCCGCACCCGCCTCTATAACGGCCTGTGGCGCGACCGTGACCCTTCCGACGCGCCTGCCGGCATGAAGCCCACCATCCGCCTCAAGGCACCGCAGACCGGCGAGACCGTGATCGACGACCAGGTGCAGGGCCGCGTGGTCTGGCAGAACGAGAACCTCGACGATCTCGTGTTGCTGCGCGGCGACGGCAACCCGACCTACATGCTGGCGGTGGTGGTCGACGACCACGACATGGGCGTGACCCACGTGATCCGGGGCGACGATCACCTGATCAACGCCGCCCGCCAGAAGCAGATCTACGACGCGCTGGGATGGGACATCCCGAACATGTCCCATATCCCGCTGATCCACGGCCCCGACGGCGCAAAACTGTCGAAACGCCATGGCGCACTGGGCGTCGAGGCTTACCGCGCCATGGGCTATCTGCCCGCGGCGCTGCGCAATTATCTGGTCCGGCTCGGCTGGAGCCATGGCGACCAGGAGATCTTCTCGACGCAGGAGATGATCGACGCGTTCGACCTGCCGGCGATCGGCCGGTCCGCTGCGCGGTTCGATTTCGCCAAGCTGGAAAACCTCAACGGCCACTATATCCGCCACGCCGACGACCAGGCGCTGGTAAGCCAGTTCGAGAAGGTGCTGGACTACGTCCCCGACGGCGCGGAGTTGAAGGCGAAGCTCAACGACACCACCCGCGCCCAGTTGCTGCGGGCGATGCCGAGCCTGAAGGAGCGCGCCAAGACGCTGCTCGAACTGATCGCCGGCTCGTATTTCATCTTTGCCGACCGTCCGCTCGAGGTCGAGCCGAAGGCTGCCGCCGTGCTGACGCCGGAAACCCGCGCCCTGATCGGCCAACTCCGCACCGCGCTGGAAACGGTCACCGACTGGGGCGCACAGACCACCGAAGCCGCCATGCGGAATTTCGCCGAGCAAAACAATCTCAAACTGGGCGCCGTCGCCCAGCCACTTCGGGTAGCCCTGACCGGGCGCACGACTTCACCGGGTATTTTCGATGTTTTGGCGGTGCTGGGACGGGACCAATGCCTGGCCCGGCTCGGCGACCAGGCGGCCGGATAA
- a CDS encoding glutamine--tRNA ligase/YqeY domain fusion protein — MTTEPVAAEAGRDFIRDIVQADLDSKRHNVIVTRFPPEPNGYLHIGHAKSIALNFGIAQEFAGRCHLRFDDTNPTKEEQEYIDSIQADVHWLGYDWGTDLFYASDYFERLYDWAEGLIKADHAYVDDQSQEEIRVKRGTLTEPGKNSPFRERTAEENLDLFRRMKAGEFPNGARVLRAKIDMASGNINLRDPVLYRILHADHPRTGTKWSIYPSYDYAHGQSDAIEGITHSICTLEFEDHRPLYEWLLDKLPVPSKPRQYEFARLNLTYTLLSKRVLTQLVRDGHVSGWDDPRMPTIAGLKRRGVPPAAVREFVKRIGVAKANSVVDVGMLEFCIREHLNKTSQRRMAVLRPLKVVIENYPEGQTEELEAVNHPDDPAAGSRKISFGRELYIEQDDFMENPPKKFFRLSPGTEVRLRYAYFIKCREAIKNAAGEVVELRCTYDPATKGGNAPDGRKVKATMHWLSAAQSVPAEIRVYNQLFANPSPSAANFAADLNPQSLEILPDARVEPAVAADNSNEVIQFERQGYFVRDKDSAPGKPVFNRTIGLRDTFAKEVGAKS; from the coding sequence ATGACCACAGAACCGGTAGCGGCAGAGGCGGGGCGCGATTTCATCCGCGACATCGTCCAGGCCGACCTCGACTCCAAAAGACATAACGTGATCGTGACGCGGTTCCCGCCGGAGCCGAACGGCTATTTGCACATCGGCCACGCCAAGTCGATCGCGCTCAATTTCGGCATCGCGCAGGAATTTGCCGGACGCTGCCATCTGCGCTTCGACGATACCAATCCGACCAAGGAAGAGCAGGAATATATCGATTCCATCCAGGCCGACGTGCACTGGCTCGGCTACGACTGGGGAACCGATCTGTTCTACGCCTCGGACTATTTCGAGCGGCTGTATGACTGGGCCGAGGGCCTGATCAAGGCCGACCACGCCTATGTCGACGACCAGTCGCAGGAAGAAATCCGCGTCAAGCGCGGCACGCTGACGGAGCCCGGCAAGAACAGCCCGTTTCGCGAGCGGACGGCTGAGGAGAACCTCGATCTGTTTCGCCGCATGAAGGCCGGCGAGTTTCCGAACGGCGCCCGGGTGCTGCGCGCCAAAATCGACATGGCGTCGGGCAATATCAACCTGCGCGATCCCGTGCTCTATCGCATCCTGCATGCCGACCATCCGCGCACCGGCACCAAATGGTCGATCTATCCGAGCTATGACTACGCCCACGGCCAGTCGGACGCGATCGAAGGCATCACCCATTCGATCTGCACGCTGGAGTTCGAGGATCATCGCCCGCTGTATGAATGGCTGCTCGACAAGCTGCCGGTGCCTTCAAAACCGCGGCAGTACGAATTCGCCCGCCTGAACCTGACCTATACGCTGCTGTCGAAGCGCGTGCTGACCCAGCTCGTGCGCGACGGTCACGTCTCCGGCTGGGACGACCCTCGCATGCCGACGATTGCGGGCCTGAAGCGGCGCGGCGTGCCGCCGGCGGCGGTGCGCGAATTCGTCAAGCGCATCGGCGTCGCCAAAGCCAACAGCGTGGTCGATGTCGGCATGCTGGAATTCTGCATCCGCGAACACCTCAACAAGACCTCGCAGCGCCGGATGGCGGTGTTGCGGCCGCTCAAGGTCGTGATCGAGAACTATCCGGAAGGGCAGACCGAGGAGCTGGAAGCCGTCAACCATCCGGACGATCCGGCGGCGGGCTCTCGAAAGATTTCGTTCGGCCGCGAGCTCTATATCGAGCAGGACGACTTCATGGAGAACCCGCCGAAGAAGTTCTTCCGGCTGTCGCCCGGCACCGAAGTGCGGCTGCGCTACGCCTATTTCATCAAGTGCCGGGAAGCGATCAAGAACGCCGCCGGCGAAGTGGTCGAGCTGCGCTGTACCTACGATCCCGCGACCAAGGGCGGCAACGCGCCGGACGGACGCAAGGTCAAGGCCACCATGCACTGGCTGTCGGCGGCGCAGTCGGTGCCGGCGGAAATCCGCGTCTACAACCAGCTGTTCGCCAATCCGAGCCCGAGTGCGGCGAATTTCGCTGCCGACCTCAATCCGCAGTCGCTGGAAATCCTGCCCGACGCCCGGGTCGAGCCGGCGGTCGCGGCCGACAATTCGAACGAGGTAATCCAGTTCGAGCGGCAGGGCTATTTCGTCCGCGACAAGGATTCCGCGCCGGGCAAACCGGTCTTCAACCGCACCATCGGCCTGCGCGACACCTTTGCGAAGGAAGTCGGCGCCAAGAGCTGA
- a CDS encoding YybH family protein, translated as MSATDDIVSGIMAKWADNFSRFDAEAQASLYSNNALFFGSKPVLYRGKDGVAAYFNGLQKWRSRQVQFTDVVVVPAGDDVINVAGIANFVIDEGATNLSVKITWVIVREDGDWKIVSHHVSSRGALI; from the coding sequence ATGAGCGCGACCGACGACATCGTCTCCGGCATCATGGCGAAATGGGCTGATAACTTCAGCAGGTTCGACGCCGAAGCACAGGCTTCGCTGTATTCGAACAACGCGCTGTTCTTCGGCTCGAAGCCTGTGCTCTATCGTGGCAAGGACGGCGTCGCGGCGTATTTCAACGGCTTGCAGAAATGGCGCTCGCGGCAGGTGCAGTTCACCGACGTGGTCGTGGTGCCGGCCGGGGACGATGTGATCAATGTCGCCGGCATTGCCAATTTCGTGATCGACGAGGGCGCCACCAACCTGTCGGTCAAGATCACCTGGGTGATCGTGCGCGAAGACGGCGACTGGAAGATCGTCAGCCATCATGTGTCGTCTCGGGGTGCGCTGATCTAG
- a CDS encoding DUF1488 family protein, protein MSPLVVELVIFQLEHETGVEECAVAREALLDLGRAHRADTPPDELLNIFETHREKIEAAALVKLRKADYGLGGILVTSSDLSLG, encoded by the coding sequence TTGTCGCCTCTAGTCGTCGAGCTCGTTATTTTTCAACTAGAGCATGAGACGGGTGTTGAAGAGTGCGCAGTCGCGCGCGAAGCGTTGCTCGATCTTGGCCGTGCTCACCGCGCAGATACTCCACCAGATGAATTGCTCAACATTTTCGAGACGCATCGAGAAAAAATAGAAGCCGCCGCGCTCGTTAAACTCCGCAAAGCTGACTACGGCCTCGGAGGCATCCTTGTGACTTCCTCAGATCTAAGCCTTGGCTGA
- a CDS encoding helix-turn-helix domain-containing protein translates to MSGRKILDGLAEAVEFTRGRKNGAVVREVRVPESIDVQAVRKKLKMSQTEFAVRFGFTLSTVRNWEQGHRRPEGPARVLLKIIDKNPDVVERALAVG, encoded by the coding sequence ATGAGCGGTCGAAAGATACTGGATGGACTGGCCGAAGCGGTCGAGTTCACGCGCGGCCGAAAAAATGGTGCGGTTGTACGGGAAGTCAGAGTTCCTGAGAGCATTGACGTTCAGGCTGTGCGTAAGAAGCTAAAAATGTCTCAGACGGAGTTTGCGGTTCGTTTTGGGTTTACGCTGTCCACTGTGCGGAATTGGGAACAGGGCCATCGCCGACCTGAAGGGCCAGCGAGAGTGTTGCTGAAGATTATTGATAAGAACCCCGATGTAGTTGAAAGGGCCCTCGCTGTCGGCTGA
- a CDS encoding type II toxin-antitoxin system RelE/ParE family toxin: protein MFGATNYGITIVELRSFQNDADKIFDEQEREDLSDFISANPVFGDVIPGTGGIRKLRWRARGSGKRGGARVIYYFRDLNMPVFLLAVYAKGEKMNLTMHERELMQRVVETLVREQAARSIYRLAALRDPA from the coding sequence ATGTTCGGGGCTACAAATTACGGAATCACTATTGTTGAGTTGCGTTCCTTTCAGAATGATGCGGACAAGATTTTCGACGAACAAGAACGAGAAGACCTATCGGACTTTATTTCCGCCAATCCAGTCTTTGGGGACGTCATCCCCGGGACAGGCGGAATTAGGAAGCTGCGCTGGAGAGCGCGGGGTAGCGGCAAACGAGGCGGAGCGCGTGTAATATATTATTTCCGCGATCTGAACATGCCGGTCTTTCTTTTGGCGGTCTATGCCAAGGGCGAGAAAATGAATTTGACGATGCATGAGCGCGAACTCATGCAACGCGTTGTGGAGACGCTGGTTCGTGAACAGGCGGCAAGGTCGATATACAGATTGGCCGCGCTCCGCGATCCAGCTTAA
- a CDS encoding cold-shock protein, with product MPFGRVKSYEPHNGYGFIIPDHGGEDVFVHAKAVERADIWVLSVGQRLSYELRPRKQGGKCSAENLKEIGD from the coding sequence ATGCCGTTCGGACGGGTCAAATCCTACGAGCCTCACAATGGGTACGGCTTCATCATCCCGGATCACGGTGGAGAAGATGTTTTCGTTCACGCCAAGGCCGTCGAGCGTGCGGACATCTGGGTGTTAAGCGTCGGGCAAAGGCTCAGCTATGAACTCAGGCCACGTAAACAGGGCGGCAAATGCTCCGCTGAAAACCTGAAAGAGATTGGGGATTGA
- a CDS encoding recombinase family protein → MEFGYARVSSEGQSLTAQVAELKAAGCHEIYQEKISGAKSHRKQLTRLIARLGQGDVLVVTRLDRLARSTRDLLNLLGTIADKGTGFRSLRDAWANTETPHGRLMLTVLGGLAEFERELIRSRTGEGRARARARGVVMGRKPKLTYHQRQEAIARRNAGETLTEIGRSYNVSHSTISRL, encoded by the coding sequence ATGGAATTCGGATATGCGAGAGTATCGTCTGAAGGCCAATCCCTGACGGCGCAGGTTGCAGAGCTTAAGGCGGCTGGCTGCCATGAAATCTATCAGGAGAAGATCAGCGGGGCGAAATCTCACCGCAAACAACTCACGCGCCTGATCGCCCGTCTTGGGCAAGGTGACGTGCTCGTGGTCACTCGCCTTGATCGCTTGGCAAGGTCCACTCGCGATCTGCTGAACCTGCTCGGCACCATTGCCGATAAGGGAACGGGATTCCGGTCACTCCGGGATGCATGGGCGAATACCGAAACGCCGCATGGTCGCTTGATGCTGACAGTCTTGGGCGGTCTGGCTGAATTTGAACGGGAGTTGATCCGTAGCCGCACCGGCGAAGGCCGGGCCCGCGCCAGGGCGCGGGGCGTGGTCATGGGCCGTAAGCCAAAACTGACCTATCACCAGCGGCAGGAAGCCATTGCAAGGCGAAATGCCGGGGAGACCCTAACCGAAATTGGACGGTCCTATAACGTCAGCCACAGCACCATCAGCAGGCTGTGA